Proteins from one Pyrobaculum neutrophilum V24Sta genomic window:
- the trpA gene encoding tryptophan synthase subunit alpha, with translation MRRPGLGVYILAGWPNAEVFKRALTAVGEVADFVELGLPSRNPKYDGPYIRRAHREAEPSAVEAAPGETYVMAYWEDFAGEPQRLFDAARAAGARGVLAPDLLIDFPGDLDRYVELTRRYGLEPAFFIPSKFPYALLRRLASLKPAFIYLGLYAATGIELPVYVERNIKTVREVAPDVYLVAGFAIDSPRKAAAVVEAGADAVVVGTAFLRRLRNSVEEAIAFLKEIRGALYLQQ, from the coding sequence ATGAGGAGGCCCGGCCTCGGCGTATATATACTGGCGGGCTGGCCCAACGCTGAGGTTTTCAAGAGGGCGCTTACCGCCGTGGGCGAGGTGGCCGACTTCGTGGAGCTGGGTCTACCGAGTAGAAACCCGAAGTACGACGGTCCCTACATCAGGCGGGCGCATAGGGAGGCGGAGCCCTCTGCGGTGGAGGCAGCGCCCGGCGAGACGTACGTAATGGCCTACTGGGAAGACTTCGCCGGGGAGCCCCAGAGGCTTTTCGATGCGGCGCGTGCGGCGGGGGCTAGGGGGGTCCTCGCCCCGGATCTCCTCATCGACTTCCCCGGCGATCTAGACCGCTACGTGGAGCTGACCAGGAGGTACGGGCTGGAGCCGGCCTTCTTCATACCCAGCAAGTTCCCCTACGCGTTGCTTAGGCGCCTCGCCTCTCTAAAGCCGGCCTTCATATACCTCGGGCTGTACGCCGCAACCGGCATAGAGCTACCGGTCTACGTCGAGAGGAACATAAAGACTGTTAGGGAGGTGGCGCCCGATGTCTACCTCGTGGCTGGCTTCGCCATAGACAGCCCTAGGAAGGCCGCCGCCGTGGTGGAGGCGGGGGCAGACGCCGTGGTGGTGGGGACGGCCTTCCTAAGAAGGCTTAGAAACTCGGTGGAGGAGGCCATCGCCTTCCTCAAGGAGATAAGGGGGGCGTTGTACCTACAGCAGTAG
- a CDS encoding SLC13 family permease — protein MYLGEVYSIAIIAVVVIGMLLRPLYPKLPVWSLMSLAAFIAIVPGPLSIDQIPSVVNFEVLFFLVGMFSIVALAESSGLLDAAAYWFLSLFKSRYGLAVGSSLLFGLLAAVAVNDTVALMGPPIAAVLARAAGLPPKFAFLLLAYSLTIGSVMTPVGNPQNMLIAVTSGIQAPFIAFFKTLALPTLINLVVTPLLLAKMMGVENGRVAIAASPWEAVKNKRDAAVAAAGLAAAVAAMVANDVAAVSGAPHIHNIGLIPFVVATFVYFLASDPRDLLSRVDWGTILFFTTMFIAMKAVWDGGVLQPIISAALPTYQGTVHDVLAITALSLGLSQILSNVPFVNLFSAYLTQAGADERAWLTLAMASTIAGNLTLLGAASNIIILEVLEKRYHTSVSFAEFLKYGAAITAVNIAIYLPFLLL, from the coding sequence ATGTACCTCGGCGAGGTCTACTCCATAGCCATAATAGCGGTGGTGGTAATCGGCATGCTCCTCCGCCCGTTGTACCCCAAGCTACCGGTTTGGTCTCTCATGTCGCTCGCCGCCTTCATAGCCATTGTGCCGGGGCCCCTCTCCATCGACCAAATACCGTCTGTGGTGAACTTCGAGGTCCTCTTCTTCCTCGTGGGGATGTTCTCCATAGTCGCCCTAGCCGAGTCCAGCGGGCTGCTAGACGCGGCGGCCTACTGGTTCCTCAGCCTCTTCAAGTCTAGATACGGCCTCGCCGTGGGGTCCTCCCTCCTCTTCGGCCTTTTGGCGGCTGTGGCCGTAAACGACACGGTGGCGCTGATGGGGCCCCCCATAGCCGCTGTGCTCGCCCGCGCCGCGGGGCTACCGCCCAAGTTCGCCTTCCTCCTCCTGGCCTACTCGTTGACCATCGGGTCGGTTATGACGCCGGTGGGCAACCCCCAGAACATGCTAATCGCGGTCACCTCCGGCATACAAGCGCCCTTCATCGCCTTTTTCAAAACGCTGGCGTTGCCCACCCTCATAAACCTAGTCGTCACGCCGCTACTCCTGGCCAAGATGATGGGGGTGGAAAACGGCAGGGTGGCGATAGCCGCAAGCCCATGGGAGGCCGTTAAAAACAAGAGGGATGCGGCGGTGGCCGCCGCCGGGCTGGCGGCGGCTGTGGCGGCCATGGTGGCAAACGACGTAGCCGCCGTAAGCGGAGCCCCCCATATACACAACATAGGGCTGATACCCTTCGTCGTGGCGACCTTCGTCTACTTCCTAGCAAGCGACCCACGCGATCTCCTCTCCAGGGTGGACTGGGGCACGATACTCTTCTTCACCACCATGTTCATCGCCATGAAGGCCGTGTGGGACGGCGGCGTCCTCCAGCCGATCATCTCCGCCGCCCTCCCCACCTACCAAGGCACGGTCCACGACGTGTTAGCCATAACCGCCCTCTCCCTCGGCCTCAGCCAGATCCTGAGCAACGTGCCCTTCGTCAACCTCTTCTCGGCCTACCTGACGCAGGCCGGCGCAGACGAGAGGGCGTGGCTCACCCTCGCCATGGCCAGCACCATCGCCGGCAACCTCACTCTACTCGGCGCCGCGTCGAACATTATAATCCTGGAGGTCCTCGAAAAGAGGTACCACACGTCGGTCTCCTTCGCCGAGTTTCTCAAATACGGCGCGGCGATCACCGCCGTAAATATAGCGATCTACCTCCCCTTCCTACTGCTGTAG
- a CDS encoding sulfite exporter TauE/SafE family protein: protein MNAALLFAALFTTSVFAGFVGALTGLGGGVVLVPIYVLALGVPVEYAAGASLVSTIATSLATSAAYVRDRLTNVRIGMSLEISTTLGALAGSLTAAWIYASGLQRVVYLVFGAVLIFSSYMQWAVAKLGERPRPPPDRWTSFLKLRGRYYDVVRRETVEYYGVRWWLGALIMFGAGLVSGFLGIGGGALKVLAMDWAMALPIKVSTATSNFMIGVTAATGTAVYWVHGYIQPFLAAATALGVLAGAYVGSKVLPRLRGRSVRLFFAAVVLLLGVQMMLRGIWS, encoded by the coding sequence ATGAACGCCGCGTTGCTTTTCGCCGCCCTCTTTACGACAAGCGTCTTCGCAGGCTTCGTGGGGGCTCTCACGGGGTTGGGCGGCGGGGTGGTGTTGGTGCCTATTTACGTCCTCGCCCTTGGGGTGCCTGTGGAATACGCCGCAGGCGCAAGCCTCGTCTCTACCATAGCCACCTCTCTCGCCACCAGCGCCGCGTATGTGAGAGATAGGCTTACCAACGTCAGAATAGGCATGTCTCTAGAGATCTCCACCACCCTCGGCGCTCTGGCGGGCTCCCTCACAGCCGCCTGGATCTACGCCTCGGGTCTGCAGAGGGTGGTGTATTTGGTGTTCGGCGCCGTGCTCATTTTCTCTTCCTACATGCAGTGGGCCGTGGCTAAGCTAGGCGAGCGGCCTAGGCCTCCGCCGGACCGCTGGACTTCCTTTCTAAAGCTTAGGGGTAGGTATTACGACGTGGTGCGGAGAGAGACTGTGGAGTACTACGGGGTGAGGTGGTGGCTCGGCGCGCTGATCATGTTCGGGGCGGGTCTCGTGTCTGGCTTCTTGGGCATAGGGGGAGGGGCGCTCAAGGTGTTGGCCATGGACTGGGCGATGGCCCTCCCCATCAAGGTGTCCACCGCCACTAGCAACTTCATGATAGGCGTGACCGCCGCCACGGGTACGGCCGTCTACTGGGTCCACGGCTACATACAGCCCTTCCTAGCCGCCGCCACAGCCCTCGGCGTACTCGCCGGCGCCTACGTCGGTAGCAAGGTACTGCCGCGCCTCAGGGGCAGATCGGTCCGGCTCTTCTTCGCCGCCGTGGTGCTCCTGTTGGGGGTTCAGATGATGTTGAGGGGGATATGGAGCTAG
- a CDS encoding DUF1634 domain-containing protein: MELEDAIVVVMRVGLAASVALLLAGLLLLGAGPDASAVASLRSPVNSSLYPPARLAANLPSHPAVALLFMGLAVLLITPLVRVALAVAEFVRERDVIYTALTIFVLAMLIISLVLPGHV; encoded by the coding sequence ATGGAGCTAGAGGACGCGATCGTTGTCGTGATGAGGGTGGGGCTCGCCGCCAGCGTCGCCCTTCTACTCGCCGGCCTGCTCCTCCTGGGGGCGGGGCCGGATGCCTCGGCGGTGGCGAGCCTCCGCTCTCCCGTCAACTCCTCCCTGTACCCCCCGGCCCGCCTCGCGGCGAATCTGCCGTCTCACCCCGCCGTAGCGCTGTTGTTTATGGGCCTGGCGGTGCTGTTGATCACCCCGCTGGTGCGGGTGGCGCTCGCCGTGGCGGAGTTCGTAAGGGAGAGAGACGTCATATATACGGCGCTGACCATATTCGTGTTAGCAATGTTAATAATCTCGCTTGTTCTACCGGGGCATGTATAG
- the tsaA gene encoding tRNA (N6-threonylcarbamoyladenosine(37)-N6)-methyltransferase TrmO, whose protein sequence is MYSVVPIGHVRHGYSDDEVKRRGAVDAVIEVLPEFEAGLAGVEEYSHIIMVAYLHKFRGRPLVVRPKRVQGAPEVGVFATDSPDRPNPIAVTVARLVRREGRLLYVEGVDLFDGTPVLDIKGFSPKRCPEGARAPWWAD, encoded by the coding sequence ATGTATAGCGTTGTGCCGATTGGCCACGTGCGGCACGGCTACTCCGACGACGAGGTTAAGAGGAGGGGGGCGGTGGACGCCGTGATAGAGGTTTTGCCCGAGTTCGAGGCCGGCCTCGCGGGCGTCGAGGAATACAGCCACATCATCATGGTGGCGTATCTCCACAAGTTCCGTGGGAGGCCCCTAGTGGTGAGGCCTAAGAGGGTGCAGGGCGCGCCTGAGGTAGGCGTCTTCGCCACAGACAGCCCCGACAGGCCCAACCCCATCGCGGTGACGGTGGCTAGGCTGGTTAGAAGGGAGGGCCGCCTCCTCTACGTGGAGGGGGTCGACCTCTTCGACGGAACGCCGGTGCTCGACATAAAAGGCTTTTCGCCGAAGAGGTGCCCCGAGGGCGCGAGGGCGCCTTGGTGGGCCGACTAG
- a CDS encoding 30S ribosomal protein S30e, whose protein sequence is MPSHGSLTKAGKVRNQTPKIPAKPRKNLTPRRRNIRNYRRRVLYASSQSTPAAEA, encoded by the coding sequence ATGCCGTCTCACGGGTCGTTGACCAAGGCCGGCAAGGTGAGGAACCAGACGCCTAAGATACCTGCTAAGCCGAGGAAGAACCTCACCCCGAGGAGGAGGAACATCAGAAACTACAGGAGGAGGGTTCTCTACGCCTCCTCCCAGTCCACCCCGGCGGCCGAGGCATAA
- a CDS encoding DUF401 family protein, whose protein sequence is MLLAFLLSVLIIIAGTLSRKLDVSASLAAGALLYGAAALGPRMPAATAAAFNESMAYVISSLVFAMALGYLLKERGERLASGLSALGPRAAAFLIPASIGLLPMPGGAYVSAVVAEPLYERMGLGRNERTFLNYWMRHIWISVWPLFQGVLITSAVLGVPVWQVVEWAWPAAAFAALAGVAVGAPIVKRAAASGRARDLAALWPLAAVAVLSFTAPLPLAVALVYLAYVALYRVPRRQVAASFRYALSPRILAILVFSLVFSQYIKESGLSRQLLEILAGYAGLAVFLIPFAIGLATGVEFAFAGLAFPPISPLIHGPALALAFAGGFVGVMLSPAHSCLVLTCEHYRCEAGGTYRLLAKAAAVVAALSALYYALAIY, encoded by the coding sequence ATGTTGCTTGCTTTTTTGCTTTCCGTCCTAATAATCATAGCCGGCACCCTGTCCCGCAAGCTCGACGTCTCGGCGTCTCTCGCGGCTGGGGCTCTCCTCTACGGGGCGGCCGCGCTTGGGCCGAGGATGCCGGCGGCGACGGCGGCCGCCTTCAACGAGTCTATGGCGTACGTCATATCGTCGCTTGTCTTCGCCATGGCGCTTGGCTACCTGCTGAAGGAGCGGGGGGAGAGGCTCGCCAGTGGGCTAAGCGCGCTGGGGCCGAGGGCCGCCGCCTTTTTGATCCCGGCGTCTATAGGCCTTCTGCCTATGCCCGGCGGCGCCTATGTAAGCGCCGTGGTTGCGGAGCCTCTGTACGAGAGGATGGGGCTGGGCCGGAACGAGAGGACGTTCCTCAACTACTGGATGCGCCACATATGGATCTCCGTCTGGCCGCTTTTCCAGGGGGTTTTGATCACCTCGGCGGTTTTGGGGGTGCCGGTGTGGCAGGTCGTCGAGTGGGCTTGGCCGGCGGCGGCGTTTGCGGCGCTTGCCGGGGTGGCCGTCGGAGCCCCTATTGTGAAGAGGGCGGCGGCGTCGGGGAGGGCGAGAGATCTCGCCGCCCTCTGGCCGCTGGCTGCGGTGGCTGTTCTCTCCTTTACGGCGCCTCTTCCGCTGGCCGTCGCTCTTGTGTATCTGGCGTATGTGGCTCTCTACCGGGTGCCCAGGCGGCAGGTGGCGGCGTCGTTTAGATACGCCTTGAGTCCCCGGATCTTGGCGATTCTGGTGTTCTCCCTCGTGTTTTCGCAGTACATCAAGGAGAGCGGCTTGAGCCGCCAGCTACTGGAGATCCTCGCCGGCTACGCCGGTCTAGCCGTCTTCCTGATACCGTTCGCCATCGGCTTAGCCACGGGGGTGGAGTTCGCCTTCGCCGGCTTGGCCTTTCCCCCCATTTCGCCTCTGATCCACGGGCCCGCGCTCGCTCTAGCCTTCGCCGGCGGTTTTGTAGGCGTGATGCTGAGCCCGGCCCACTCCTGTCTAGTCCTCACCTGTGAGCACTACCGGTGCGAGGCGGGGGGCACCTACAGGCTTTTGGCCAAAGCCGCCGCGGTTGTGGCGGCTCTCTCGGCTCTATATTACGCGTTGGCGATTTATTAG
- a CDS encoding thymidine kinase, producing MLVAIVGPMFAGKTTELIRRVERYVIAGRRAVVFKPSIDARYDPASVAAHNGLKLNAVVVPPDEGGVKAIYKLGQRYDVVAVDEVQFFPPALADVLNKLADGRVVIAAGLNLDFRGEPFETTARLMAYADRVISLTAVCKICGRPATRTQRLVAGKPAPRDSPRIVVGGVETYEARCRLHHRVN from the coding sequence GTGCTTGTGGCAATCGTCGGGCCCATGTTCGCTGGGAAGACCACCGAGCTCATTAGGAGGGTGGAGAGGTACGTCATCGCTGGCCGGCGCGCTGTTGTTTTCAAGCCGTCGATCGACGCGCGGTACGACCCCGCAAGCGTCGCCGCCCACAACGGGCTGAAGCTCAACGCCGTGGTGGTCCCCCCAGACGAGGGGGGCGTCAAGGCAATATATAAGCTGGGCCAGCGCTACGACGTAGTGGCTGTTGACGAGGTGCAGTTCTTCCCGCCCGCCCTTGCGGACGTCTTAAACAAGCTCGCCGACGGCAGAGTGGTCATCGCGGCGGGCCTCAACCTAGACTTCAGGGGGGAGCCCTTCGAGACCACCGCGAGGCTGATGGCCTACGCAGATAGGGTCATAAGCCTGACGGCTGTCTGCAAGATATGCGGTAGGCCGGCCACCAGGACGCAACGGCTGGTGGCCGGGAAGCCGGCGCCTAGGGATAGCCCCCGTATCGTAGTCGGCGGTGTAGAAACTTATGAAGCCCGTTGTAGGTTACACCACAGAGTGAACTAA
- a CDS encoding 4Fe-4S dicluster domain-containing protein, which translates to MAELAKYERVVIDQDTCISCGACVATCPYQALELDDNGKSRLIWDKCRDDYSCVAVCPVKAISKTSEATPEAKSKKGWYRFGRPLSPDEQKAYEEWKAKFGITAPPAA; encoded by the coding sequence ATGGCAGAACTGGCGAAATACGAGAGGGTGGTGATTGACCAAGACACGTGCATCAGCTGCGGCGCCTGCGTGGCCACGTGCCCCTACCAGGCTTTAGAGCTCGACGACAACGGCAAGTCGAGGCTGATCTGGGACAAGTGTAGAGACGACTACTCCTGCGTCGCCGTCTGCCCCGTCAAAGCCATCTCGAAAACCAGCGAGGCCACGCCTGAGGCTAAATCCAAGAAGGGCTGGTACAGATTCGGCAGACCTCTGTCGCCAGACGAGCAGAAGGCCTACGAGGAGTGGAAGGCCAAGTTCGGCATCACAGCGCCGCCGGCGGCGTAA
- a CDS encoding DUF790 family protein, which yields MIPLDYLRAVRRRGEVKPLYLSDESPAAAVLEAVRRSATLGEFRKAVEALGWDRKLAGGLAHIVEQLAKVEEVDTRLVAKVRLEVFKASAAAGYALAPEDRERVFQAAAAKLRMDVAEVKRLFSKAYEENRAILQPPDLTPGDLLRLYNLSLIQTLLFKSLWVRAKLPNDPPLVKTLVRAVKGLRLMYTAEEAGGQLALHFDGPASALRQTERYGTRLAKLVPYIAAASSWSLEAEVKLGDRIYHFRESSQTAPPLASKPPTADEFDSYVEQEFYRQVSRVCPVEREPEVLVVEGRVYIPDFKIGDLYIEVVGFWTPDYLRRKYEKVVKVGKPLLVLVDEELAMSTWKQLLPNVVLYKGRPRLEDVYRYIKPHCRRQ from the coding sequence GTGATCCCCCTGGACTACCTAAGAGCCGTCAGGAGGAGAGGCGAGGTGAAGCCCCTCTACCTAAGCGACGAGTCCCCAGCCGCGGCGGTGCTAGAGGCCGTAAGAAGGTCGGCCACCCTGGGCGAGTTCAGGAAGGCGGTTGAGGCGCTGGGCTGGGACCGGAAGCTGGCGGGGGGCCTAGCCCACATAGTGGAGCAGCTCGCCAAGGTGGAGGAGGTGGACACCCGCTTAGTGGCCAAGGTGAGGCTGGAGGTGTTCAAGGCCTCCGCCGCCGCGGGCTACGCCCTAGCGCCCGAGGACCGGGAGAGGGTGTTCCAGGCGGCGGCCGCCAAGCTGAGGATGGACGTGGCCGAGGTGAAGCGGCTCTTCTCCAAGGCCTACGAGGAAAACAGGGCCATCCTCCAGCCGCCCGACCTAACCCCCGGGGACCTCCTCCGCCTCTACAACCTCTCCCTCATCCAGACCCTCCTCTTCAAATCGCTGTGGGTCAGGGCGAAGTTGCCCAACGACCCCCCGCTCGTGAAAACCCTCGTGAGGGCCGTGAAGGGGCTGAGGCTTATGTACACGGCGGAGGAGGCCGGGGGCCAGCTGGCGCTCCACTTCGACGGGCCGGCCTCCGCCCTAAGGCAGACAGAGCGCTACGGCACAAGGCTCGCCAAGCTCGTGCCATACATCGCGGCGGCGTCTAGCTGGAGCCTGGAGGCCGAGGTGAAGCTGGGCGACCGCATCTACCACTTCAGAGAGAGCTCCCAGACCGCGCCGCCTCTAGCCAGCAAGCCGCCGACCGCCGACGAGTTCGACAGCTACGTGGAGCAGGAGTTCTACCGCCAAGTGTCCAGGGTGTGCCCAGTGGAGAGGGAGCCCGAGGTGCTGGTGGTGGAGGGCAGGGTCTACATTCCGGATTTCAAAATCGGCGATTTGTACATAGAGGTTGTGGGGTTCTGGACGCCCGACTACCTGAGGAGGAAGTATGAAAAGGTTGTGAAAGTCGGCAAGCCCCTTCTCGTCCTAGTAGACGAGGAGCTCGCCATGTCCACCTGGAAGCAGCTCCTCCCCAACGTCGTGCTGTACAAGGGGAGGCCGCGGCTTGAGGACGTGTACAGGTACATAAAGCCCCACTGCAGACGTCAGTAG
- a CDS encoding DEAD/DEAH box helicase produces MGLTLLWDRGTILLEGQLPEELRRLSFVKLDPRVGRYRALAIYYQRILAAAKAAGAEVEDRVWAPQCREVRPAAEVKLRSYQREALAAWMRTKRGVVVMPTGAGKTHVAIAAIAELGEPALVVVPTVELVQQWRTRLSHYFPGRVGVWYGEEKRESCVTVITYDSAYAAVETIGNRFRLLVFDEVHHLPSQSYRQIAELSPAPYRMGLTATPERADGLHVDLDWLVGPVVYRLSAAEVRGLWTADYEVEVVKVQLREEERALYKELERRYLAYLRKRGLRFRSPSDFQKLVVLAGRDPEARRALAAWHGMRRLIFETEAKVDAVGDILAKHRDSKVIIFTEYTSLARAVSERYLIPLVAHDTTPYERELVMSAFRRGEFKAIVTGKVLDEGVDVPDVDVVVILGGTSSTRQFIQRMGRALRLKPHKAKIYEVVTASTREVGAARRRKRGLA; encoded by the coding sequence GTGGGACTGACGCTCCTCTGGGACAGGGGGACTATACTCCTGGAGGGCCAGCTCCCCGAGGAGCTCAGAAGGCTATCTTTCGTAAAACTGGACCCCAGGGTGGGCAGATACAGAGCTCTCGCCATATACTACCAGAGGATTCTAGCCGCCGCAAAGGCGGCGGGGGCGGAGGTGGAGGACAGGGTCTGGGCCCCCCAGTGCAGAGAGGTTAGGCCAGCCGCCGAGGTCAAGCTCAGGAGCTACCAGAGGGAGGCCCTCGCGGCTTGGATGAGGACAAAACGGGGCGTTGTGGTCATGCCCACGGGCGCCGGCAAAACACACGTGGCGATTGCGGCAATAGCAGAGCTTGGGGAGCCCGCGCTGGTGGTGGTGCCCACGGTGGAGCTGGTTCAACAGTGGAGGACCCGCCTATCCCACTACTTCCCGGGGAGAGTGGGGGTGTGGTACGGCGAGGAGAAGAGGGAGAGCTGCGTCACCGTCATAACCTACGACTCGGCCTACGCGGCGGTTGAGACCATAGGAAACAGGTTTAGGCTTCTCGTGTTCGACGAGGTGCACCACCTACCCTCCCAGTCCTACCGGCAGATCGCGGAGCTGAGCCCAGCCCCCTACCGCATGGGGCTTACGGCGACGCCGGAGCGGGCAGACGGGCTACACGTAGATTTGGACTGGTTGGTGGGCCCCGTGGTGTATAGGCTATCAGCCGCCGAGGTGAGGGGCTTGTGGACGGCGGACTACGAGGTGGAGGTTGTAAAGGTGCAGCTGAGGGAGGAGGAGAGGGCGCTGTATAAGGAGCTGGAGAGGCGGTACCTCGCCTACCTCAGGAAGAGGGGTCTGAGGTTCAGATCGCCGTCTGACTTCCAAAAACTCGTCGTTCTCGCCGGCCGCGACCCCGAGGCGAGGAGGGCCCTCGCCGCTTGGCACGGCATGAGGCGGCTCATCTTCGAGACAGAGGCAAAGGTCGACGCCGTGGGGGACATACTGGCGAAACATAGAGACTCCAAGGTGATCATATTTACCGAATACACCTCCCTTGCCAGAGCCGTGTCGGAGCGCTACCTCATCCCCCTTGTGGCGCACGACACCACGCCCTACGAGAGAGAGCTGGTCATGTCAGCCTTCAGGCGGGGGGAATTCAAGGCAATAGTGACGGGGAAGGTGCTAGACGAGGGGGTGGACGTCCCCGACGTAGACGTGGTCGTAATCCTAGGCGGAACCTCCAGTACAAGACAGTTCATACAGAGGATGGGCCGCGCCCTCAGGCTAAAGCCGCACAAGGCCAAGATATACGAGGTGGTGACCGCCAGCACCAGGGAGGTCGGGGCGGCCAGGAGGAGGAAGAGGGGCCTGGCGTGA
- a CDS encoding ornithine cyclodeaminase family protein, translating into MLVLPNIDFLVDPAEAVEAIRRAYFAEAKFLPRQALTVGETWFAPMVGHIAGQGITVKLVGIYPKARPTVKAVVMVFDPETGTPQALINGTQLTAWRTAAASAVAAQALGARPAEVGVVGAGVQGEYHIRVFKALYPHARFKIYDVSEERAREVAAKWGGEAASLPAALRSDLVIAATTSKTPVVAGRELREGAAVISIGAPRPVRELDDEVKRRAGCMLVDNPHAAEETDDVGGSWVYIGDFLRGRECRFGEIKVYKSVGNPLFDAAMANYLLEKAKRAGAGVEVRWD; encoded by the coding sequence GTGCTAGTTCTGCCAAATATCGACTTCCTCGTCGACCCCGCCGAGGCTGTGGAGGCCATAAGAAGGGCCTACTTCGCAGAGGCCAAGTTTCTGCCGAGGCAGGCCTTGACAGTAGGCGAGACTTGGTTCGCCCCCATGGTGGGGCACATCGCGGGCCAGGGAATCACGGTGAAGCTCGTGGGGATATACCCCAAGGCGAGGCCCACCGTCAAGGCCGTGGTCATGGTCTTCGACCCGGAGACCGGCACGCCCCAGGCGTTGATAAACGGGACCCAGCTGACGGCTTGGCGCACGGCGGCGGCAAGCGCCGTGGCGGCCCAGGCCCTAGGCGCCAGGCCCGCGGAGGTGGGGGTCGTGGGAGCCGGCGTCCAGGGGGAGTACCACATTAGGGTGTTCAAGGCCCTGTACCCCCACGCGCGGTTCAAGATATACGACGTGTCGGAGGAAAGGGCCAGGGAGGTGGCGGCGAAGTGGGGAGGAGAGGCGGCGAGCTTGCCGGCCGCGCTGAGGAGCGACCTGGTGATAGCGGCCACCACATCCAAAACGCCGGTTGTGGCCGGGAGGGAGCTCAGGGAGGGGGCGGCGGTTATCTCCATAGGGGCGCCCCGGCCCGTGAGGGAGCTAGACGACGAGGTCAAGAGGAGGGCCGGCTGCATGCTTGTGGACAATCCGCACGCGGCTGAGGAGACCGACGACGTGGGCGGTAGCTGGGTGTATATAGGGGATTTCCTAAGGGGGAGGGAGTGCAGATTCGGCGAGATAAAGGTCTACAAATCGGTGGGCAACCCGCTCTTCGACGCCGCCATGGCCAACTACTTGCTGGAGAAGGCCAAGAGGGCGGGGGCGGGGGTGGAGGTGCGGTGGGACTGA
- a CDS encoding CorA family divalent cation transporter: MVYIFEEGGATVVQLPLVKVEEGEVKEEQIELVVDREGRVAKGPYATVQEAFQRALESLSAALHQTESFLDQLEYRLEMEEAVRPGEIYTASYLAHHLYYVASQLYNFGRELGRRGLVGHRAQNYSRALYRKALVLRRYARDLRLLYATMVQVSLNASMKKLTWLGTVALPALLITSIYGMNLKWLPLADSPPAVFAILAASTLAFAYLLNKI; encoded by the coding sequence ATGGTCTATATATTTGAAGAGGGCGGGGCCACGGTCGTCCAGCTCCCCCTTGTGAAGGTGGAGGAGGGGGAGGTCAAGGAGGAGCAGATAGAGCTCGTCGTGGATCGGGAGGGGAGGGTGGCGAAGGGGCCCTACGCAACTGTCCAGGAGGCCTTCCAGAGGGCGCTCGAGAGCCTCTCTGCGGCTCTCCACCAGACGGAGAGCTTCCTCGACCAGCTGGAGTACAGGCTTGAGATGGAGGAGGCGGTGCGGCCGGGCGAGATATACACGGCGTCTTACCTAGCGCACCACCTCTACTACGTCGCGTCGCAGCTGTACAACTTCGGCAGAGAGCTGGGCAGGAGGGGGCTGGTGGGCCACAGGGCGCAGAACTACTCGAGGGCGCTCTACCGGAAGGCGCTCGTCTTGAGGAGATACGCGAGAGATCTGCGTCTCCTCTACGCCACGATGGTACAGGTGTCGCTGAACGCGTCGATGAAGAAGCTCACATGGCTGGGCACTGTGGCGCTTCCGGCGCTCCTCATAACCAGCATATACGGCATGAACCTCAAGTGGCTCCCCCTGGCGGACAGCCCCCCGGCGGTCTTCGCCATATTGGCCGCATCCACCCTGGCCTTCGCCTACCTACTGAATAAAATTTAA
- a CDS encoding CPBP family intramembrane glutamic endopeptidase → MAYKADLGVAGAAALAAMLTALALVPRPYGELAVLAAAPLLRRRVAWVRFSPTHIAASLAVYAAAFALDYVTVGPPAYVPTWWDAAVLTPFAEELVFRAAAFALLPPPASWIFAVAVFGALHPANPLLASLYGLALALMYRGGGYAASAGLHAVNNLVWLTLAAGRL, encoded by the coding sequence GTGGCATATAAGGCTGACCTCGGCGTTGCCGGCGCGGCGGCGCTCGCCGCCATGTTGACGGCGCTGGCGCTGGTGCCGAGGCCATATGGGGAGCTGGCCGTGTTGGCGGCGGCCCCCCTCCTGCGGAGGCGTGTGGCGTGGGTTAGGTTTTCGCCCACCCACATCGCGGCCTCCCTCGCCGTCTACGCCGCCGCCTTCGCCCTGGATTATGTCACCGTGGGTCCTCCGGCGTATGTCCCGACGTGGTGGGACGCCGCTGTTTTGACCCCCTTCGCAGAGGAGCTGGTCTTCAGGGCAGCGGCCTTCGCCCTCCTCCCCCCGCCCGCTTCCTGGATATTCGCAGTGGCGGTCTTCGGGGCGTTGCACCCCGCCAACCCCCTCCTGGCGTCTCTCTACGGCCTCGCCTTGGCGTTGATGTACCGCGGCGGGGGCTACGCGGCCTCGGCGGGTCTACACGCCGTCAACAACCTGGTCTGGCT